GNNNNNNNNNNNNNNNNNNNNNNNNNNNNNNNNNNNNNNNNNNNNNNNNNNNNNNNNNNNNNNNNNNNNNNNNNNNNNNNNNNNNNNNNNNNNNNNNNNNNNNNNNNNNNNNNNNNNNNNNNNNNNNNNNNNNNNNNNNNNNNNNNNNNNNNNNNNNNNNNNNNNNNNNNNNNNNNNNNNNNNNNNNNNNNNNNNNNNNNNNNNNNNNNNNNNNNNNNNNNNNNNNNNNNNNNNNNNNNNNNNNNNNNNNNNNNNNNNNNNNNNNNNNNNNNNNNNNNNNNNNNNNNNNNNNNNNNNNNNNNNNNNNNNNNNNNNNNNNNNNNNNNNNNNNNNNNNNNNNNNNNNNNNNNNNNTTGTACCCCCTTCCTTCTAGCGCCAAACTGTGGGAACCGAAATTCGCACCGTCAATTTACGTTTAAATTAGGAAACTAGGAAAACCCTAATTTCCCAGAGTTCCCAGATCTCTGCGAGAGCCAACGGCAAGTGACCAAATATATGCGGAAATCGTGAAAAGATAACAAACGAATTTAGAGAAAACAGTAGATCTTATTTGGAGTCCGCGTAAGACCGTTGCGATCATTACAAGAGATCATAAAAGCTTTGGCCACAAAGGCTGTCAGCGAGTAACCTAGTTCTAGCGGCCTAAAAGCTCAAACCTAGTTGANNNNNNNNNNNNNNNNNNNNNNNNNNNNNNNNNNNNNNNNNNNNNNNNNNNNNNNNNNNNNNNNNNNNNNNNNNNNNNNNNNNNNNNNNNNNNNNNNNNNNNNNNNNNNNNNNNNNNNNNNNNNNNNNNNNNNNNNNNNNNNNNNNNNNNNNNNNNNNNNNNNNNNNNNNNNNNNNNNNNNNNNNNNNNNNNNNNNNNNNNNNNNNNNNNNNNNNNNNNNNNNNNNNNNNNNNNNNNNNNNNNNNNNNNNNNNNNNNNNNNNNNNNNNNNNNNNNNNNNNNNNNNNNNNNNNNNNNNNNNNNNNNNNNNNNNNNNNNNNNNNNNNNNNNNNNNNNNNNNNNNNNNNNNNNNNNNNNNNNNNNNNNNNNNNNNNNNNNNNNNNNNNNNNNNNNNNNNNNNNNNNNNNNNNNNNNNNNNNNNNNNNNNNNNNNNNNNNNNNNNNNNNNNNNNNNNNNNNNNNNNNNNNNNNNNNNNNNNGGTTGGCTACAGTCTTCGGGAGATAGCATTAAAGAGTAGACGAGAATGCATGGATTCGCGTCGTATCGATTTTTAAGAAAGCACGGTCGCTACATAGCGACCGAGTCGTGTGCGTGCTCGGTCGCTACGTAGCAAGTGAGCTTCGGGGAGAGCTCGGTCACTACGTAGCGACCAAGCCGTGTACGTGCTCGGTCGCTACGTAGCGACCGAGCTTTGGTGAGAGCTCGGTCGCTACNNNNNNNNNNNNNNNNNNNNNNNNNNNNNNNNNNNNNNNNNNNNNNNNNNNNNNNNNNNNNNNNNNNNNNNNNNNNNNNNNNNNNNNNNNNNNNNNNNNNNNNNNNNNNNNNNNNNNNNNNNNNNNNNNNNNNNNNNNNNNNNNNNNNNNNNNNNNNNNNNNTGTCGCTACATAACGATCAAGCTTTGGTGAGAGCTCGGTCGCTACGTAGCGACCGAGCACACTACATTGCGACCGAGCATGCTACGTTCCGACCGAACGCGCTACGTAGCGACCGAACGCGCTACGTAGCGACCGAACGCGCTACGTAGCGATCGAGCGCGCTACGTAGCGACCGAGCGCGCTACGTAGCGACCGAGCGCGCTACGTAGCGACCGAGTGCGCTCTACGTAATGACCGAGCGCGCTCTACGTAGTGACCGAGCGTGCTACGTAGCGACCGCGCGCGCTACGTAGCGACCGAGCTTGCTACGTAGTGACCGAGCGCGCTACTTAGCGACCGAGCACGTTACGTAGCGACCGAGCACGCTACGTAGCGACCGAGCATGCTACGAAGCGATCGAGCACGCTACGTAGCGACCGAGCACGCTACGTAGCGTCCGAGCACGCTACGTAGTGACCGAGCGCGCTACTTAGCGACCGAGCACGTTACGTAGCGACCAGCTTTTGTGCTGGTTGCTACGCGACAACCTTGTTTTCGTCTTTCTCCGATTTTTCGTGAATGTGTTTTCTCCGCAAGATTCTTCGTAAAAATAGATCTTTTTCTAAGATTTATTTTTCGTAAAAACGTTCATACCGATTTTTACGGACTTTCAGACATTGATTCCGTCGTGACCAATTTTAACCCCAACAATCTTGATTGTCATCGTGGCCGAGTTCAGTTTGAAATCGGCGATGGAAAGCTTGTCTATCAAGGGCTCAGACCGACCAATGGGAGTCTGATCATTTCAGCACTTCAAGCAGAAAGAATGCTGGAAAAAAATGTGAGGCTTATCTGGCTGCAATCAAAACTGTGGAAGTCGGACCTGATGCTGAGTTGGAAAGGATTCCGATTGTAAAGGAGTATGATGACGTGTTCGAATCCTTGACAAGATTACCACCGGACCATTCTGATCCTTTCACGATTGAGCTTTAGCCGGGCACAAAGCCAATCTCGAAAGCTCCGTACCGGATGGCTCTGGCTGAAATGGCAGAACTTAAGAAACAGTTAGATGAACTGATGGAGATAGGGTTTGTGCGCCCAAGCAGTTCACCTTGGGGCGCACCGGTTCTGTTCGTGAAGAAGAAAGATGGTAGCTTCAGGCTATGCATTGACTACAGGGGGATTAACAGAGTCACAGTGAAGAACAAGTACCATCTTCCAAAGATAGACGAGTTATTGGACCAACTCCGAGGTGCTACTTGTTTCTCCAAGATTGATTTAGCTTCGGGATGCCATCAGATTCCGATTGCTGAAGAGGATGTCCGTAAGACAGCCTTCAGATCGAGATACGGCCACTACGAGTTTGTGGTCATGCCCTTCGGATTGACCAACGCCCCTGCAGCCTTTTTGAAGATGATGAATAACGTTTTCAGAGATTACCTGGATGAATTCATTATAGTCTTCATAGACGACATCTTGATCTACTCAAAGAATCAGGAAGAGCACAAGGACCATCTGAGAATTGTTTTGGATAAGCTGCGGGAACATAAGTTGTTCGCCAAGCTCAGCAAATGCAGCTATTGGCAAAGAGAAATTGGTTTCTTGGGTCACGTGGTCTCGGACAAGGGAGTGTCGGTGGACCAAGAGAAGATCAAGGCCATTGTGGACTGGTCCAGACCAAGGAACGCAACGGAGATCAGGAGTTTTCTCGGACTGGCTGGATACTACTGACGGTTTGTTAAGGGATTTGCCAGCATGGCTCAACCGTTGACAAAGTTGACCGGGAAAGATGTTCAGTTCGTGTGGACAGAAGGCTGTGATGTGAGTTTCAGCAAACTCAAGATGATGTTGATGACTACTCCAGTATTGGCTCTTCCAATGGACAACGAGCTATACGTGGTGTACACAGATGCATCCAAAGTTGGACTTGGGTGCATATTGATGCAGCAAGGCAAAGTGATCGTGTATGCGTCTAGACAGCTAAGGAAACACGAAGGGAACAATCTAACACACGACTTAGAGATGGCTGCTGTTGTGTTTGCGCTGAAGATATGGTGGTCTTATCTCTATGGTGCTAAGGTCCAAGTCTTCACGAACCATAAGAGCTTGAAGTATATCTTTACTCAACCAGAGTTGAACCTTAGACGGAGGCGTTGGATGGAACTGGTTGCGGATTACGACTTGGATATTGCCTACCATCCGGGAAAGGAAAATCTGGTCGCGGATGCCTTGAGCCGGAAAAGAGTAGCTTCGGCTTCAGAGAAAGACATGGAAGAACTAGTTCACATGGTTGGAACCTTACGATTAGCTGCCTTGACTGACGAATTGGAACTGTTGGGTCTTGGTGCAGCGGATCAGGCGGATTTGTTGTCCCAAGTTCGCCTTGCACAGGAAAAGGATGAAGATCTGATCAAAGCTTCAAAGAACGAGAAGACGGAGTATCAGACTTCAAACAATGGGACAATTCTGGTTAATGGCCAAGTTTGTGTTCCTAACGACAAAGGGTTGCAGGATGAGATCCTAAAGGAGGCACATCAGTCCAAGTTTTCGACACATCCATGAGCCAATAAGATGTACCGAGACTTGAAGAGAGACTATCATTGGGTTGGAATGAAGCGTGATGTTGCAAAATGGGTAGCTGGGTGCCCAATCTGCCAAATGATGAAGGCAGAAAATCAAGTCCCGAGTGGACTACTTCAGAGTTTACCCATCCCAGACTGGCCTTGGGATAAGATCACGATGGACTTCGTGACTGGCTTGCCAATGAGGAATGGCAAGGACGCTATCTTGGTGATAGTGGACAGATTGACCAAGTTCGCACACTTCTTGGCTATCAACAAAACAGACAATGCAGCGGTGCTAGCCAAGTTATACGTGGAACAGATCGTCAGACTTCATGGAGTTCCGGTAAACATAGTGTCAGATCGAGACTCCAAGTTATATTCGGCCTTCTGGAGAGCTATGCAGAAGTCGATGGGGACCAAGGTCCATATAAGTACAGCATATCATCCGCAAACGGATGGACAATCAGAGAGGATAATCCGAACACTTGAAGACTTACTGCGATCTTGTGTTCTGGATTGGGGAGACAAATGGGATCAGTACTTGCATCTGGCTGAGTTTTCCTACAACAACAGCTATCACGCAAGCATTGGAATGTCGCCTTACGAGGCATTGTACGGACGTCCGTGTAGGACACCGCTATGCTGGACCCAAGTGGGGGAGCGCAGCATATTTGGCCGAGATTTTGTGGAAGAGACAACTGAAAGAATCCAAGTCTTGAAACTGAAGATGAAAGAGTCTCAGGACAGACAAAAGAGTTATGCAGATAGACGCATGAAAGACCTTGAGTTCGAAGTAGGAGACATGGTATATCTCAAAACCGTCACCTACAAAGGAAAGGACCGATCCTCAAAGAATGCTAAGCTAAGTCCAAGATACATGGGACCGTACAAGATCCTGGAAAGGATTGGAAAGGTCGCCTACAAACTGGAACTGCCCTCATCGATGGCTCAGTTTCATAACGTGTTCCATGTATCTTTGCTGCGAAAATGCATAAGGAATCAAGACAATGTGGTTCCTGAACCACCATCTGACTTGAGAGAGAACCTTACTGTGGAGGGACGACCAGTCCGGATCATTGGTAGAAAAACAAAACCTGAAGGCAGAAAGAATATCAAAATGATCCAAGTCGTTTGGGACTGCGATGGAGAAGAAGAAACGACTTGGGAGCCAGAGGCGAGAATGAAAGTTGAGTTTCCAAAGTGGTTCGACAAACTTAAGGAAGGATCTGGAAGAAAGACTCGAGGACGAGTCTGAGCCAAGTGGGGGAGAACTTGTAGCGACCGTGTTCCGAAGATCGATGTTAGTATGATATGAGGACTGACTGGGCGGACTGTAAGAACGTACTGAATGGATTGGATGATGCTAGAAAGAGCTGATCAGAGTTCGAAGGACTTTCCGTGGGTGGATGGGAGAACTTGGATCGGCGCCTCATTAGTATTGACTAGAGCAGAACCATGTACCCGATTAAAGCTAGGAACAGATCTGTTTTTGAGCCTAACAAAGCTCCATTAGTCGGTCTTACGCTCGGGTTATTGGACAGGCCGTTCGGTTTGTGGAACTCATGATGTTCGGACAACTCGATGAAAATCCAGCCAAAGCAGAATTTTCGGACAGCGATGGTCGGATCCGGACAAGTGTTGTTGGATTCGGACAAGACGGTTGAACTGGTCGGCTAGACAGCGATTGTCGGAAATCAGACAAGGCGGTTAAGACTGTCGGCTAAGATGAGATGAGCTGATTTAGTAGTATCAGTCTGATTCGGACAAGGTGGTTAGAGTTATCGACTGGATCAGTCAGCTCTAGCTCGAGTTTCGTCTTAAGTAAAACTGGTGGGAATAGTTAAAGTCCAAAAAAGGGAAAAACTCGCGCTGGAACGCTTTGGAGCGCGGGGTGGCGGTTACGGATTAAGAGCCGCGTGTAAAATAAGCGAAAACAGTTAACTTGGCAATTTCTCGGGCCTAAACCACCAACTGCCCATTTTGATCGTCTCCTTTGTCTTATTTCGCCTTTTCTGTACGGAAACGAGAAGAAAGAACCAGAGAGAAAAGTCCGATTAAGAGAGAGTTTTTGATATTTGGCTGGATTGATCAAGTCCGAGTCAAGAACGATCGTCTGTGGGGTGAATCCGACTGTCTGAACGTTTGAAGATCTGACAGAAACCGTTCAAGAGGTGTCAGTAGAGACCGAATCAAACAGAACAAACTGACTCTAAGACAAAGGTGAGTGTGTGACCGTGGCCTATAGTACTGAATCGTAGTCTGATTGATAGGAATGTTCTATGTACTAATTGCTTGTCTAATTCGAATTATCTGCTAAATTTTGGCTTGGTCCGAACAGTCGGTTCCTTCCATCGACGCATCTGGATCAGATCATGCGCCTAGAGCCGTATTGGCCTGCTAGGGCTTGACTGAATCTGATGGCGCGCTGGCTTGGAACGATTGGGTCGGCTAAGTAACTGACTGATGATAAGCATGTCCGTTTATTGACTGATTGACTCGATTGCTTTACTTGGCTGAGTGGGACGGAATGACCGCTCTCACTAAGCATACTGTTTGCTTATGCCTCCTTATTTGGATGCAGATCAGGACCAGACCCGAAAGGGTAAAGACATAGTTTGAACACGAGACAAGGGCATGAAGGAAGGACTGTGGGTTTGGGTAGATATATGACGAGATTAACATGTAATAGCTTATAGCGAACTGACTTGTTAACTCGAACCTCAGATTATCTATTCAAATCGTATTATGTTTTACTTGAATGTCTGAAAAAGAACTAACACTCTGAAATAATTCTAAGTAAGGAAAAATATGAAAATAGCTCAAATCTGATCGATGAAGTCGAGCCAGACTCGTACTGATGTTACGAAGAAATGGATCGGGTTCTTTTAAGTGGTATCAAAGCATTGGTTGTTCATATGCTCGGGCGGCTGGTGGGCAGATCCATTTTTTCTAGAAAAGAAACAAAGAAAAGGGCAAACAATATAATAATTGACGTGCCAATGTTGGCTTTCACGTGGCCATCCTAGCTAGCGTTTACTCCCACCATCGTATGTTTTCATTATCTCTCTCGTTTCAACTCAAGTTAAAAATAAAAACTCTCTTCAACCAAAAAGAAAAAGAACTAAATAAAAGTAGCTGTGGAAAATAAAGAAGATCTAAATCCAATCTCATCTGTAATCTTCTGATTCACTCTCAGACAATGCTCTGCTATGTCGGAAAAGCCACCAAGATTTTTATTTTCATCGTCACCGTTGTTGTAGTCATTGGTCTCGTCGTAGGCTTGGGTGTCTTCCGTCGTCACTCACACCACTGCTCCGGCGACTATTGCTCGTCTCCCACCGATTCATCTTCTTCTTCTTCTTCCTCCCCTTTCATAACTCCGTTTCCTAATCCTACCCCGAACCCGAACCCGCCCGTGCTCGGATCTTCCCCACCGGCCCCACCCGGCTCATCATCACCAAACCCATCTGTTCCAATCACCCCTACTCCGCCGGCGCCGATCGTAAACCCGAATTCGCCTCCGCCTCCGTCTAATCTGAATCCTCCGCCGCAATTTTCTCCTCCTCCGCCGGATTCAGATACAACCACCGCACCTCCTCCACCTGCATCGCAGACATCAATGCCGCCGCCACCTCCAGCGGAAGAATCGGCATCACCGCCGTTAAATCCGCCGAGCTCCGTAGTCAATACTCCCGCTCCAGTGCATGCGAAGCTGGTCAACGACTAGAGTAGACCATACATTTGTAAATTCGACATCTTTCTATCACTTTCCAGTTCTTGAACTTGATTCGTTTGTTTGTTTGTTTTTTTTCCTAATTAGATCAAATGTTCTAATCTTTAAATCAAGGCGAAACTTTAATCTCATTTACATAAATCATATAGGAAGAGACATCAGATTGAATGTTTAAACACTTCATTTTCATACTAATTCCAGTGATCTCATGTAGAGTGAGTTGTCAAAGCATCTTTATCATAGGAT
This sequence is a window from Brassica oleracea var. oleracea cultivar TO1000 chromosome C1, BOL, whole genome shotgun sequence. Protein-coding genes within it:
- the LOC106293574 gene encoding proline-rich receptor-like protein kinase PERK8, with translation MLCYVGKATKIFIFIVTVVVVIGLVVGLGVFRRHSHHCSGDYCSSPTDSSSSSSSSPFITPFPNPTPNPNPPVLGSSPPAPPGSSSPNPSVPITPTPPAPIVNPNSPPPPSNLNPPPQFSPPPPDSDTTTAPPPPASQTSMPPPPPAEESASPPLNPPSSVVNTPAPVHAKLVND